In Lactococcus paracarnosus, a genomic segment contains:
- a CDS encoding VOC family protein: MINATNIVTEIPENLVLGGVHHVTAITSSAQKIYDFFTNILGLRLAKLTVNQDDYETYHLFFTEEDGHGADMTFFDFKGMPKGQHGVNNIERASFRVPSDASLTYWVTRFDDAHVAHGEITSKFGQKTLEFTDFDGQRYQLISDQNNSGDAATGRSWQLSNVPAEHGITGLGPVFIKVEKTDNLRSILETVFGFKYAGQEADLHLFEVANGGNGAALILQEASAHEQHAYQGYGTIHHLALGTPNPETLSYWIDRIKSFRLPHSGLVDRFYFSSEYVRVAPGVLFEIATYTPGIGALDMVKSGMGVVDSYEEALMTSGFWIDQTKEASGLSLSLPPHLFPGNEAAKAKLAASLRPLDTSDAHRDRRKEPLWTVEKVLEHTPTSK, translated from the coding sequence ATGATTAACGCTACTAATATCGTAACCGAAATCCCCGAAAACCTTGTCCTTGGTGGCGTTCACCATGTGACAGCAATCACCTCAAGTGCCCAGAAAATTTATGATTTCTTTACAAATATTTTAGGACTCAGGTTAGCAAAACTAACTGTTAACCAAGATGATTATGAAACTTACCATCTCTTCTTCACCGAAGAAGACGGCCACGGTGCAGATATGACTTTCTTTGATTTTAAAGGCATGCCAAAAGGACAACATGGCGTCAATAATATCGAACGTGCTTCATTTCGTGTACCAAGCGATGCTTCCCTTACTTATTGGGTGACACGATTTGATGACGCGCATGTTGCACATGGGGAGATTACAAGCAAATTCGGACAAAAAACGCTAGAATTTACAGACTTTGATGGCCAACGCTATCAACTCATCTCAGATCAAAACAATAGCGGAGATGCAGCAACTGGTCGCTCATGGCAACTCTCTAATGTACCAGCAGAACATGGTATTACAGGCCTTGGCCCAGTCTTTATCAAAGTAGAAAAAACAGATAACCTCCGCTCAATCTTAGAAACTGTCTTTGGCTTTAAGTATGCTGGTCAAGAAGCCGATTTACACCTCTTTGAAGTCGCAAATGGCGGTAACGGTGCGGCACTCATCCTACAAGAAGCGAGTGCGCATGAACAACATGCCTATCAAGGTTACGGAACAATTCACCATTTGGCTTTAGGCACACCAAATCCTGAAACCTTAAGCTACTGGATTGATCGGATCAAATCATTTCGTTTACCACATTCTGGTTTAGTCGATCGATTTTACTTCTCAAGTGAATATGTCCGAGTAGCACCCGGTGTCCTTTTTGAGATTGCAACTTATACACCAGGAATTGGTGCACTTGATATGGTAAAATCAGGTATGGGTGTTGTGGATAGCTATGAAGAAGCCTTGATGACATCAGGATTTTGGATTGACCAAACAAAAGAAGCATCTGGTTTATCACTTAGCCTGCCACCACATCTCTTCCCCGGAAATGAAGCAGCAAAAGCCAAACTAGCAGCCAGTTTACGTCCTTTAGACACATCTGATGCTCACCGTGACAGACGTAAAGAACCCCTATGGACAGTCGAAAAAGTGCTTGAGCATACCCCTACTAGCAAATAA
- a CDS encoding alpha/beta hydrolase, with product MTNYVFKAGNKDLSPLLLLHSTGGDEQQLLAIADQIAPAHPILSIRGRINQQGSNRYFKLHGMGGFTKENFDLDSLNEESNWLANEIQRLAKKHEIKLQNMIALGYSNGANVALNMLLKKICPFDKVIAFHGMQLETIPQPHQVGQAKVFLSYAKNDPIIPENEFALLKADLTRFGCQVDSFETTSGHQLTQEEVLAAKNWLDKTP from the coding sequence ATGACAAATTATGTGTTTAAAGCTGGTAATAAAGATTTATCACCGCTTTTATTGTTACATAGTACCGGTGGAGATGAACAGCAACTATTAGCAATTGCTGATCAAATTGCACCTGCCCATCCGATTTTATCGATTCGCGGTCGAATCAATCAGCAAGGCAGCAATCGCTATTTTAAGCTTCATGGCATGGGCGGATTTACCAAAGAAAATTTTGATCTCGATTCACTAAATGAAGAGAGCAACTGGTTAGCTAATGAAATTCAAAGACTCGCCAAAAAACATGAGATTAAGTTGCAAAATATGATTGCCTTAGGCTATTCAAATGGTGCAAATGTAGCCCTAAATATGCTACTGAAGAAGATTTGTCCGTTTGATAAAGTCATTGCATTTCACGGCATGCAACTGGAAACTATCCCGCAACCGCACCAAGTCGGTCAAGCAAAAGTCTTTCTCAGCTATGCTAAAAACGACCCAATCATACCAGAAAATGAGTTTGCTTTGCTAAAAGCTGATTTAACAAGATTTGGCTGTCAAGTTGACAGCTTTGAGACCACATCTGGCCATCAACTAACACAAGAAGAAGTACTTGCTGCTAAAAATTGGCTAGATAAGACACCTTGA
- a CDS encoding TetR/AcrR family transcriptional regulator — MENRKEQTKVRLRDAIIQLLQEKAFDQISTTELVKVAQISRSGFYKHYRDKDDMIATYQKALFNTIDYIFEKNKGYLEKTLLETYELLDKNDIYAALFSKNGNKESQQFMQEQLKNILDRSILSEDIRQHQQDKLTDIYATTYYVNAVFGLTQTWIQRKRKESPEEIVGLLMTLINRSEPLTQS, encoded by the coding sequence GTGGAAAATAGAAAAGAACAAACAAAAGTAAGACTTCGTGATGCGATCATCCAATTATTACAAGAAAAAGCATTTGATCAAATTTCGACGACTGAATTAGTCAAGGTTGCGCAAATCAGTAGAAGTGGCTTTTACAAGCATTATAGAGATAAAGATGATATGATTGCGACATATCAAAAGGCCTTATTTAACACGATTGATTATATTTTTGAAAAGAATAAAGGGTATTTAGAAAAAACATTGCTTGAAACTTATGAGTTACTAGACAAAAATGACATTTATGCGGCTTTATTTTCCAAAAATGGAAATAAGGAAAGTCAGCAATTCATGCAGGAGCAATTGAAAAATATCTTAGATCGCTCGATATTATCTGAGGATATAAGACAGCATCAGCAAGATAAGCTAACAGATATATATGCGACAACTTATTATGTTAATGCCGTATTTGGCTTGACACAAACATGGATTCAACGTAAGCGCAAGGAATCCCCAGAGGAAATCGTAGGGTTATTAATGACCCTGATTAACAGAAGTGAACCACTGACTCAGTCGTAA